GTCTGCTCAGGTTTCTCGAGAGCGGAGAAGTCCCGCGCCTCGGGGACGCGCGACCGCGGTGGGTAGACGTTGCGGTAATTGCCGCCACGAATTGTGATCTCCAGCGCGACGTGGACCGTGGTCGATTTCGTCAGGACTTGCTGTACCGCTTGCGCGGAGTCCTTCTTCACGTGCCGCCACTCCGAGACCGCCCGCGCGACATCCCGGCGCTGGTGATGGATTGTCTCCGTCAATGCGCCGTACGATCTGGCCAGCCCGTCCGATCGCTTTCGGACGATGCGTGGACGTGGCTGCAGGAGTACCAATGGCCCGGAAACGTGCGTGAACTGAAGCATATGGTTGGGGGAGCCGTCGCCATGTCGACGGGGGAGGTCATTACCCGCCTTGACCTCGTCGAAGCGGTGGGAATCCCTCAATCCTCGCGGGCGCAGTTTCTGAGTACGGTGGCACGTGACGAAGAGGCACGCCGGCGCCTCCTTGAAGTGCTTGAGCGCTTTTCTGGCAACCGCACGCGCGCGGCAAGGGCGCTCGGAATCAGTCGCACCACATTTTGGCGTCGACTGCGGCAACCGCGCGCGAGGATAACTTAGGCGCGTTGAGCGATCAGCTCGATAGGATGGTGGTCGATGGCTGCCATGTCACTTCGTCGGCCGGTCATCGTCTTGGTGCGTCCGTGGACGCGTTCAATCGCCTACCGACCGTATCTGGAGCGGATTCATAGTGGCCGTCTGCTCCTCGATTGGTGTGTAGAGCGAATAGGCCTGCAGACGGACGCGCCGGTGTACCTGATGTACAGCCGAGCGTCCGACGAAGACTGCCTCGCACACGTCGTTCCACATCTGCCGGTTATCACAGCCCCCACAGATCTGACGCCCGGTCTGGAGTCACTGTGGGCCCTCGTTCAGCAGATAGGGCTCGACGACTGTATCGTTGCCGACATTGAGCTGGCGTTCGCCCCAGGCGGACTGATCGCTGAACTCGAAGCTTTTCACGATGCTGGAGGGTACACGACTTCCACGGTGGCCGGGCTACCGCCGATGGTGGCACCAGATCTCCTCAGTAGGCCCCTCCTCAAGGGCTTGATGGAGCTGCAAGTGCCGGATCTCCCTTCCCATCCACGCACCGCACTGGATCTGGTGGAACGGGCTCAAACGGCATTCGACCTCGGCCTATCTTTCCGGCGTGGGCGTCTTACTCCTCACGGGCAGATCTCTGGCGGAGTCATGCCGTCTGAGGTGTCGATACATGCCTCCGGCGATGTCGAGATCGCACGAGGTGTTATAG
This Luteitalea sp. DNA region includes the following protein-coding sequences:
- a CDS encoding AAA family ATPase, producing MARTGGSPARGTTSLTGGVVAVDPATLAIFGRATRVAAANCSVLITGETGTGKEVVAKFIHRSGPRRSHPFVPVNCGALPETLIESELFGYRQGAFTGAVRDKKGYAEEAHRGVLFLDEVGEIPPVSQARLLRFLESGEVPRLGDARPRWVDVAVIAATNCDLQRDVDRGRFRQDLLYRLRGVLLHVPPLRDRPRDIPALVMDCLRQCAVRSGQPVRSLSDDAWTWLQEYQWPGNVRELKHMVGGAVAMSTGEVITRLDLVEAVGIPQSSRAQFLSTVARDEEARRRLLEVLERFSGNRTRAARALGISRTTFWRRLRQPRARIT